In one window of Camelina sativa cultivar DH55 chromosome 15, Cs, whole genome shotgun sequence DNA:
- the LOC104748580 gene encoding disease resistance protein TAO1-like codes for MGSHFRGMSKHEWINAIPRLRTHLDYSIQSILKFSYDALCGEDKDLFLHIACLLNKKRIENVEEYLAHKLLDTKQRFHVLAEKSLISIEEGWIKMHNLLEQLGREIVRYDELGSIREPGKRQFLVDGRDICEVLTDGTGSRSVIGIHFNSFELSGELNIGERAFEGMLNLKFLRIKCDQSDKLCLPQGLNNLSRKLRLLEWDHFPVTCLPSKFCTEYLVELNLQHNKLEKMWEGNMVRNIMVMCLSPAPKPQEDEFVPFKEPKGAT; via the exons ATGGGCTCCCATTTCCGAGGAATGTCTAAGCATGAGTGGATCAATGCAATACCAAGGTTAAGGACTCACCTTGATTATAGTATTCAAAGCATTTTAAAGTTTAGTTACGATGCCTTATGTGGTGAAGATAAAGATTTATTCCTTCATATAGCCTgccttttgaacaaaaaaagaattgagaaCGTGGAAGAGTATCTTGCGCATAAGTTGTTGGATACGAAGCAAAGGTTTCACGTATTAGCTGAGAAATCTCTCATATCTATTGAAGAAGGATGGATAAAGATGCATAATCTGCTCGAGCAGTTGGGTAGAGAAATTGTTCGTTATGATGAGCTAGGATCCATTCGTGAACCTGGAAAACGTCAATTTTTGGTTGATGGTAGAGATATTTGTGAAGTGCTCACTGATGGCACG GGTAGTAGAAGTGTTATAGGCATACATTTCAACTCATTTGAACTGTCAGGCGAATTAAATATAGGTGAGAGAGCTTTTGAAGGAATGCTAAACCTGAAATTCTTAAGAATCAAATGCGACCAGAGTGATAAATTGTGCTTACCGCAAGGTTTGAACAATTTATCTCGAAAACTTAGACTACTAGAATGGGATCATTTTCCAGTGACATGTTTGCCTTCCAAGTTTTGCACGGAGTACCTTGTCGAACTAAACTTGCAACACAACAAACTTGAGAAGATGTGGGAAGGAAATATGGTACGGAATATAATGGTGATGTGTCTTTCTC CCGCTCCTAAACCTCAAGAGGATGAATTTGTTCCATTCAAAGAACCTAAAGGAGCTACCTGA
- the LOC104747091 gene encoding 60S ribosomal protein L5-1-like, giving the protein MVFVKSCKSNAYFKRYQVKFRRRRDGKTDYRARIRLINQDKNKYNTPKYRFVVRFTNKDIVAQIVSASIAGDIVKASAYAHELPQYGLTVGLTNYAAAYCAGLLLARRVLKMLEMDDEYEGNLEATGEDFSVEPTDSRRPFRALLDVGLIRTTTGNRVFGALKGALDGGLDIPHSDKRFAGFNKENKQLDAAIHRNYIYGGHVSNYMKMLAEDEPEKLQTHFSAYIKKGVEAESIEEIYKKVHAAIRADPNPKKTEKPAPKGHKRYNLKKLTYEERKNKLIERVKALNGAGGDDDDEDDEE; this is encoded by the exons ATG GTGTTTGTGAAGTCGTGCAAGTCGAATGCCTACTTCAAACGGTACCAAGTGAAGTTCAGGAGAAGAAGAG ATGGAAAGACTGATTACAGGGCTAGGATCCGTCTGATCAATCAGGACAAGAATAAGTACAACACACCTAAGTACCGTTTTGTTGTCAGGTTTACCAACAAAGACATCGTGGCACAAATTGTCTCTGCTAGCATTGCTGGTGACATTGTGAAAGCTTCTGCTTACGCTCATGAGCTGCCTCAGTATGGGCTCACTGTTGGTCTAACAAACTATGCTGCAG CTTACTGCGCTGGGCTTCTTTTGGCTCGCCGTGTCCTGAAGATGTTGGAGATGGATGACGAGTACGAGGGCAACCTAGAG GCCACTGGTGAGGACTTCTCCGTGGAGCCAACTGATTCAAGGAGACCTTTCCGTGCTCTTCTTGATGTTGGACTTATCAGGACCACAACTGGAAACCGTGTGTTCGGTGCTCTTAAG GGTGCTTTGGATGGAGGTCTTGATATCCCACACAGTGACAAGAGGTTTGCTGGGTTCAACAAAGAGAACAAGCAGCTTGATGCTGCAATCCACAGGAACTACATCTACGGAGGCCATGTCTCAAACTACATGAAAATGTTGGCGGAAGATGAGCCAGAAAAGCTACAAACTCACTTCAGTGCGTACATTAAGAAAGGTGTTGAAGCTGAGAGCATTGAGGAGATTTACAAGAAGGTTCATGCAGCTATCCGTGCAGACCCCAACCCTAAGAAAACCGAGAAACCTGCTCCCAAGGGACACAAGAG GTACAACTTGAAGAAGCTTACGTACGAGGAGAGGAAGAACAAGTTGATCGAGAGAGTTAAGGCATTGAATGGAGcaggtggtgatgatgatgatgaggacgaTGAGGAGTAA
- the LOC104747092 gene encoding glyoxylate/succinic semialdehyde reductase 1, with the protein MEVGFLGLGIMGKAMLMNLLKNGFKVTVWNRTLSKCDELVEHGASVCETPAEVIKKCKYTIAMLSDPSAALSVVFDKDGVLEQICEGKGYIDMSTVDAETSLKINEAITGKGGRFIEGPVSGSKKPAEDGQLIILAAGDKALFEESIPAFDVLGKKSFFLGQVGNGAKMKLIVNMIMGSMMNAFSEGLVLADKSGLSSDTLLDILDLGAMTNPMFKGKGPSMNKSSYPPAFPLKHQQKDMRLALALGDENAVSMPVAAAANEAFKKARSLGLGDLDFSAVIEAVKFSRE; encoded by the exons ATGGAAGTAGGATTTTTGGGTTTGGGTATCATGGGAAAGGCCATGTTAATGAATCTATTGAAGAATGGATTCAAAGTTACTGTATGGAACAGAACACTCTCCAAG TGTGATGAACTTGTGGAGCATGGAGCTTCAGTATGTGAGACTCCAGCTGAAGTGATCAAGAAATGCAAATACACTATTGCTATGCTCTCTGATCCTTCTGCTGCTCTTTCG GTTGTTTTCGACAAAGATGGTGTTTTGGAGCAAATCTGTGAAGGAAAAGGGTATATAGATATGTCAACAGTTGATGCAGAGACTTCTTTAAAGATCAATGAG GCAATTACCGGGAAGGGTGGTCGGTTTATAGAAGGTCCGGTTTCAGGTAGCAAAAAGCCAGCTGAAGATGGCCAACTCATTATCCTTGCTGCTGGTGACAAG GCGCTCTTCGAGGAATCAATcccagcttttgacgtcttggGGAAGAAGTCGTTTTTCTTGGGACAAGTTGGAAACGGAGCCAAAATGAAACTAATAGTGAACATGATAATGGGAAG CATGATGAACGCGTTCTCCGAGGGTCTTGTATTGGCTGACAAGAGTGGACTTAGCTCTGACACTCTTCTGGATATCCTG GATCTCGGAGCAATGACCAACCCAATGTTCAAGGGCAAAGGACCTTCCATGAATAAGAGCAGTTACCCACCAGCATTTCCACTGAAACATCAGCAGAAAGACATGAGACTAGCTCTTGCCCTTGGTGATGAAAATGCTGTTTCCATGCCTGTAGCCGCAGCTGCAAATGAG GCTTTTAAGAAGGCGAGAAGCTTGGGACTTGGAGATCTCGACTTCTCTGCTGTGATTGAAGCTGTCAAATTCTCCCGGGAATAG